A single Nitrospinota bacterium DNA region contains:
- a CDS encoding NAD(P)/FAD-dependent oxidoreductase: MEEFDVMVLGGGLSGVSAALRSAELGGRVCLIEKRKLGELGFRRRRALFIENDKSFNLSWEKYKNELIVEAGKYSKFLEKKLSDAGVEVVEGEGQLASQKEISVQVGDGEHLLLKGKSIILAYGSDCRFSPTLPHEEKVVVSIDEISGLSDLPEKVLITGGGHFAAEAALGLQKRGCKVFLCFEQKMLFPQLDEDFNKAVESQFKTKKIKVLPGKKIISIYKNAGEIEITLESGIKFSVNQIIIAEGRAGMPENDVAEKLGVRLGEHKNILVDDAMMTSLPGVFAVGSVTGELTSDTLSREEGRIAAENAMGKKRQLNREWVPYTIRTAPCIAYAGCSMKTAPLQGFHPVEGNFEEKLEDTEGLSVVQKYKVIADKRSRLVVGVQLISSNAVDWVPMLLLLIKKGVTVSNLSNCTSSEGAMINAISEAARDCLKALKTP; encoded by the coding sequence ATGGAAGAGTTTGATGTGATGGTCTTGGGGGGTGGTTTGTCTGGCGTTTCTGCGGCTCTCAGGTCTGCTGAATTGGGAGGTAGGGTCTGTTTGATCGAAAAAAGAAAACTGGGGGAGTTGGGATTTCGTAGGCGGAGAGCGCTTTTTATAGAAAATGACAAATCGTTCAACTTGAGTTGGGAAAAATATAAGAATGAATTGATTGTAGAGGCAGGTAAATATTCCAAGTTTCTTGAGAAAAAACTGAGTGATGCTGGAGTAGAAGTGGTTGAAGGTGAGGGCCAGCTTGCAAGCCAGAAAGAGATCAGTGTTCAAGTTGGGGATGGTGAGCATTTACTCTTGAAAGGAAAATCAATAATTTTAGCTTATGGTTCCGATTGCAGGTTCTCGCCAACTTTACCGCATGAGGAGAAGGTTGTAGTTTCCATCGATGAAATTTCTGGGCTTTCAGATCTTCCGGAAAAAGTGCTTATTACAGGTGGCGGTCACTTTGCTGCTGAAGCCGCATTAGGGCTTCAAAAAAGAGGGTGTAAAGTATTCCTTTGCTTTGAACAAAAGATGCTTTTCCCGCAATTGGATGAAGACTTTAATAAAGCAGTTGAAAGCCAGTTCAAAACGAAAAAAATTAAAGTTCTACCGGGAAAAAAAATTATATCTATTTATAAAAATGCTGGAGAAATCGAAATCACTTTAGAGTCGGGCATTAAATTTTCTGTAAATCAGATAATCATTGCCGAAGGCCGTGCTGGAATGCCGGAAAATGATGTGGCTGAAAAACTTGGAGTCCGTTTAGGTGAGCATAAAAATATTCTGGTTGATGATGCAATGATGACAAGCTTACCAGGTGTGTTCGCGGTAGGTAGTGTGACCGGTGAATTGACCAGCGATACGTTGTCTCGGGAAGAGGGAAGAATTGCAGCTGAAAATGCGATGGGAAAAAAAAGACAACTCAATAGAGAGTGGGTCCCGTATACTATACGTACTGCCCCTTGTATTGCTTATGCGGGATGTTCCATGAAAACAGCTCCTCTGCAGGGGTTTCATCCTGTCGAAGGTAACTTTGAAGAAAAACTTGAAGATACTGAAGGGTTGTCTGTTGTTCAAAAGTATAAGGTGATCGCGGATAAAAGATCACGTCTGGTTGTTGGCGTGCAGTTGATTTCTAGTAATGCGGTAGATTGGGTTCCTATGCTTTTGTTACTGATAAAAAAGGGGGTTACGGTCAGTAATTTGTCTAATTGTACCAGCTCTGAGGGAGCGATGATTAATGCCATATCTGAGGCGGCAAGAGATTGTTTGAAGGCCTTAAAGACCCCTTAA
- a CDS encoding aldehyde dehydrogenase has protein sequence MAIKVGINGFGRIGRAVLKCILDDPECSNFEIAGINDLTDSATLAHLFKYDSVQGVSEYNVDSDSDGLIIDGKHIKITAERDPGNLPWGQLGVDIVIESTGIFTKRDAAKKHIEAGAKKVIISAPATDPDVTIVLGVNEESYNSSEHQIISNASCTTNCLAPIAKVLHEKFGIKKGLMTTIHSYTNDQKILDLPHKDLRRARAANLSMIPTTTGAAKAVALVL, from the coding sequence ATGGCAATAAAGGTCGGTATTAATGGTTTTGGACGAATAGGAAGGGCGGTATTAAAGTGCATTTTGGACGATCCAGAATGCTCAAATTTTGAAATTGCAGGTATTAATGATTTAACAGATTCCGCTACGCTGGCACATCTATTTAAATATGATTCTGTTCAGGGTGTCAGTGAATATAATGTTGATTCCGATTCTGATGGGTTGATCATTGATGGCAAGCATATAAAAATTACTGCGGAACGTGATCCGGGAAACCTGCCCTGGGGTCAGTTAGGTGTAGATATTGTAATCGAATCAACGGGGATTTTTACAAAACGTGATGCGGCCAAAAAGCATATTGAGGCAGGAGCAAAAAAAGTTATTATTTCTGCTCCGGCAACGGATCCGGATGTAACCATTGTTTTAGGCGTTAACGAAGAGTCCTATAATTCTTCTGAGCATCAGATTATTTCCAATGCTTCATGCACTACAAATTGCCTGGCCCCCATTGCAAAGGTTCTGCACGAAAAGTTTGGCATTAAAAAAGGATTGATGACAACCATTCACTCCTATACCAATGACCAGAAGATTCTAGACCTGCCTCATAAAGACCTGCGAAGGGCAAGGGCGGCTAACCTTTCCATGATCCCCACCACGACTGGAGCGGCAAAAGCGGTTGCTTTGGTTTTG
- a CDS encoding GGDEF domain-containing protein, whose amino-acid sequence MENLESADSIQDIMRLKESFVGEMKKVRENSRTLQDELEEQRKNSVILAKKLEQSEAQALLDPLTNVLNRSAFNMKVGQMIHEFKRYKEEWALLILDIDHFKKFNDDYGHQLGDKVLKSVAGTVRDSIRVSDQIFRYGGEEFVVILSRVNNKTTPQLAEKICREVERDYFVHNEQKLKVTISIGGAVVTDNDTEQSLFERADKAMYKAKHTGRNRVVMAE is encoded by the coding sequence GTGGAAAATTTAGAAAGTGCCGATAGCATTCAAGATATCATGAGGCTGAAAGAAAGCTTTGTTGGAGAGATGAAAAAGGTCAGAGAGAATTCCCGTACCTTGCAGGATGAGCTGGAAGAACAAAGGAAGAATTCTGTTATCCTTGCCAAAAAATTGGAGCAGAGTGAGGCCCAGGCATTGTTGGATCCATTAACCAATGTTCTCAATAGATCTGCATTTAATATGAAAGTGGGGCAAATGATCCATGAATTTAAGCGTTATAAAGAAGAATGGGCCCTGCTAATATTGGATATTGATCATTTCAAAAAGTTTAATGATGATTATGGCCATCAATTGGGAGATAAAGTATTAAAGTCTGTTGCCGGAACGGTGCGAGACAGCATTCGAGTTTCTGATCAAATATTCAGATATGGCGGAGAGGAGTTTGTTGTCATTTTGAGCAGAGTAAATAATAAAACCACCCCTCAACTGGCCGAAAAAATCTGCCGGGAAGTTGAGAGAGATTATTTTGTTCACAATGAACAAAAGCTTAAAGTCACGATTAGTATAGGGGGTGCTGTTGTGACTGATAATGATACGGAACAGAGTTTGTTTGAAAGAGCAGATAAGGCCATGTATAAAGCCAAGCATACCGGGAGAAACAGGGTTGTAATGGCTGAGTAA
- a CDS encoding cytochrome C, with protein MAQAAAPKKKVEGVPDKLHVWPYLVRLEFLCSLVVIIALAVWSIVIDAPLEEAANPTKTPNPSKAPWYFLGLQDILVYFDPWFAGVVAPVLIIVGLMLIPYLDVNPKGNGYYTYHERKVAIWVYCFGFLVLWIALIIMGVFLRGPGWNLFMPWQYWDPHKVVALTSVDLPYAFGFRDYTWSAIFGGGVLLAYFGIGTGVYFFMERKALKSVGFLRMFLKIQLALIMLGIVIKIVLRIGFNIKYIMVTPWISV; from the coding sequence ATGGCTCAGGCAGCAGCACCCAAGAAAAAAGTAGAAGGCGTTCCAGACAAACTTCACGTTTGGCCTTATCTGGTCAGACTAGAGTTTCTTTGCTCATTGGTAGTAATTATTGCTCTGGCAGTTTGGTCCATCGTAATTGATGCGCCCTTGGAAGAGGCTGCTAATCCGACAAAAACTCCTAACCCATCAAAAGCACCCTGGTATTTCCTGGGACTTCAGGATATTCTCGTTTACTTTGATCCTTGGTTTGCTGGTGTTGTGGCTCCTGTCCTTATTATAGTTGGGCTGATGTTGATTCCTTACCTGGATGTTAATCCTAAGGGAAATGGTTATTATACTTATCATGAAAGAAAAGTAGCTATCTGGGTTTACTGCTTTGGTTTCCTGGTTCTTTGGATTGCGCTTATTATTATGGGGGTTTTTCTAAGGGGACCCGGGTGGAACCTGTTCATGCCATGGCAATATTGGGACCCACATAAGGTTGTAGCTCTTACAAGTGTAGATCTGCCTTATGCTTTTGGGTTTAGAGATTATACATGGTCGGCTATATTTGGCGGTGGTGTGCTTTTAGCTTATTTTGGGATAGGCACGGGTGTTTATTTCTTTATGGAGCGGAAGGCTCTAAAGTCAGTAGGGTTTCTACGTATGTTTTTAAAGATTCAATTGGCTCTTATAATGTTGGGAATAGTGATTAAAATTGTCCTTCGAATTGGGTTTAATATCAAATATATAATGGTTACCCCGTGGATTAGTGTCTAA
- a CDS encoding cytochrome B6, with protein sequence PPREFNWVIGVFLVTFTLLLSFTGYLLPWDQLAMWAVTVGTNMARATPFLGNEGPFAEYVGVTPRYDARSLLIGGSLVGPPALLRFYVLHCIFIPLIAGALMIVHFWRIRKDGGISGPL encoded by the coding sequence ACCACCTAGGGAGTTTAACTGGGTCATTGGTGTATTTCTGGTAACGTTTACCCTGTTGCTCAGTTTCACTGGTTATCTCCTACCTTGGGATCAATTGGCTATGTGGGCGGTTACTGTGGGAACAAATATGGCCAGGGCAACTCCATTTTTGGGAAATGAGGGACCCTTTGCTGAGTATGTTGGGGTCACACCCAGATATGATGCCAGGTCATTGCTTATTGGAGGAAGCCTGGTAGGACCTCCGGCATTATTAAGATTCTATGTTTTGCATTGCATATTCATTCCTTTAATTGCTGGGGCCTTGATGATTGTGCATTTCTGGCGAATTCGTAAAGATGGTGGTATTTCTGGTCCGCTATAG
- a CDS encoding c-type cytochrome — MAEEEKKPDFKEGEFDEHTSYSFLFFLVSGLALFVTLWAFWDDEYARRGFKAYQEQYFKEQFAIAEGEWKAVNAEIAVTEKQIRENLAKKTGELEASDNYQQLVEEVRLKQIAVDEAKEQKKFAGSRVDEAYYYYKKAMHEGENYDVQKATLHSLQDKVEEYKPIIDERQKILEEAENRLLKVKVDQLKFEKDLANLTRQKSQLELTMDYYKPFPFFWRPAEILQTVIPGFGKNSFKEIIYRVDRCMTCHISYQDEHYKDFEQPLKTHPNLDVLIKKHPPERTGCTWCHLGQGSATAPAEHAHGSHHETDQTVEVNEPILHGIFQQATCRNCHAEVVNLDGAPLLSKGKRLFLKLGCHGCHLADGYANEGKVGPRLYRIASKVDPSWLYRWIKKPKGYLPNTRMPEFGFNEKDLMGVTAYLLAASDKNYKLGKKFESGDPDKGKKLFESVGCQGCHALNGQGESFAPDLSRIGNKVNADWLVTWIGSPHSYNAKSKMPDLRLNGEQASDIASYLMQFGKKEVIPGLEAKLKDPDVIKHGETVVRRRGCFACHDIKGMEKEGRIAPELSAFGRKMLMELEFGDSHIPHTWESWAKTKLKKPDTFRTERVLDKMPNFHLAPDEIDALVVLLKGFNGTKVPNKYRKILSEKEKIIETGRRLITKYNCKACHNVEGEGGRIQKYLKAKAQYPPPLDMGDYHVGERIKSSWLYSFLKEPTPVRTWIKVKMPTFSFSDKEVADLTAYFNALSPDNVSYEAGVHREKDGAIAQKGAEMVTYMDCGRCHDDGQKGIEFSIASKRLKQNWIPKWLKDTRAMIPWTPMPSHWVKNGNQYKVPTKFSEINSVGDVDTQVNTLKDLIVAYNTAELDFDVSLGEDEGGDDEEGDEEGGDEEDEEEEE; from the coding sequence TTGGCTGAAGAAGAAAAAAAACCTGATTTTAAAGAAGGAGAATTTGATGAGCATACCTCATACAGTTTTCTTTTTTTCCTCGTCTCAGGGTTGGCCCTATTTGTAACCCTTTGGGCATTCTGGGACGATGAATATGCCCGTCGAGGATTCAAAGCTTATCAGGAGCAGTATTTTAAAGAGCAGTTTGCTATCGCCGAGGGTGAGTGGAAAGCAGTCAATGCTGAAATAGCTGTTACTGAAAAACAGATTAGAGAAAACCTAGCAAAAAAGACTGGCGAACTGGAAGCTTCAGACAATTATCAGCAGTTGGTGGAGGAGGTTCGTCTCAAGCAGATTGCCGTTGATGAGGCAAAGGAACAAAAGAAATTTGCTGGGAGCCGAGTAGACGAAGCCTATTATTATTATAAAAAGGCTATGCATGAAGGGGAAAATTATGATGTGCAGAAGGCAACTTTGCATTCCCTTCAGGATAAGGTAGAGGAATATAAACCCATAATAGATGAGAGACAAAAAATTCTGGAAGAAGCTGAGAACAGGCTTCTTAAGGTAAAGGTAGACCAGCTCAAATTTGAAAAAGATCTTGCCAACTTAACCCGTCAAAAAAGCCAGTTAGAGTTGACAATGGACTACTACAAGCCTTTTCCCTTTTTTTGGCGGCCGGCAGAAATCTTGCAAACTGTTATTCCAGGGTTTGGTAAAAACAGTTTTAAAGAAATTATATATCGGGTTGACAGATGTATGACCTGCCATATTTCTTATCAAGATGAACATTATAAAGATTTTGAACAGCCTCTCAAGACTCACCCTAATCTTGATGTGCTGATAAAAAAACATCCTCCTGAACGAACAGGTTGTACTTGGTGTCATTTGGGACAGGGTTCTGCTACAGCACCAGCTGAACATGCGCATGGTTCTCATCATGAGACAGACCAGACGGTAGAAGTCAATGAGCCGATTTTGCATGGAATCTTTCAGCAGGCAACGTGTAGAAACTGCCATGCAGAAGTTGTCAACTTGGATGGTGCTCCGCTTTTATCCAAAGGAAAAAGACTATTTTTAAAATTGGGATGTCATGGTTGTCACTTGGCTGATGGCTATGCAAATGAGGGGAAAGTGGGACCTCGGCTATATCGAATTGCTAGTAAAGTTGATCCAAGTTGGTTATACCGCTGGATCAAGAAACCCAAAGGCTATCTTCCAAACACGAGAATGCCTGAGTTTGGATTCAATGAAAAGGATTTGATGGGAGTTACAGCCTATCTTCTGGCAGCTTCCGATAAAAATTACAAGCTAGGAAAGAAATTTGAGTCGGGTGATCCTGATAAAGGTAAAAAATTGTTCGAATCAGTTGGTTGTCAGGGGTGTCATGCACTTAATGGACAAGGAGAAAGCTTTGCTCCTGATCTGAGCCGTATTGGCAATAAGGTCAATGCCGATTGGTTGGTGACTTGGATTGGTAGTCCGCATAGTTACAATGCGAAGAGTAAAATGCCTGACCTTCGCCTAAATGGCGAACAAGCTTCTGACATTGCATCCTACCTAATGCAATTTGGTAAGAAAGAAGTTATTCCAGGACTTGAGGCTAAGTTAAAAGATCCTGATGTTATTAAGCATGGAGAAACGGTAGTTCGACGTCGTGGTTGCTTTGCTTGCCATGATATCAAAGGTATGGAAAAAGAGGGACGTATTGCTCCAGAACTTTCAGCTTTTGGAAGGAAAATGTTGATGGAGTTAGAGTTTGGAGACTCGCATATTCCTCATACTTGGGAAAGCTGGGCTAAAACTAAATTAAAAAAACCGGATACCTTTAGGACTGAAAGGGTTTTGGATAAGATGCCTAATTTTCATCTTGCACCAGATGAAATTGATGCATTGGTTGTGCTATTAAAGGGATTTAATGGCACAAAGGTCCCTAATAAATACCGAAAAATTCTTTCTGAAAAAGAAAAAATAATTGAAACAGGCCGAAGGCTGATTACTAAATATAATTGTAAGGCCTGTCATAATGTAGAAGGTGAAGGTGGACGTATACAGAAATACCTAAAAGCAAAAGCTCAATACCCCCCACCGTTGGACATGGGAGATTATCATGTCGGTGAACGAATTAAGAGTTCTTGGTTATATTCATTTTTGAAGGAGCCAACGCCTGTAAGAACATGGATAAAAGTAAAAATGCCCACCTTTTCTTTTTCTGATAAGGAGGTCGCTGACTTAACCGCCTATTTTAATGCATTATCTCCTGACAATGTTAGTTATGAGGCAGGTGTGCATCGAGAAAAAGATGGGGCTATAGCGCAAAAAGGTGCGGAGATGGTTACATATATGGATTGTGGACGTTGTCATGATGATGGCCAAAAGGGTATCGAATTTTCTATTGCAAGTAAAAGGCTTAAACAAAATTGGATACCAAAATGGCTTAAAGACACACGAGCAATGATTCCTTGGACTCCAATGCCATCTCATTGGGTTAAAAATGGTAATCAATATAAAGTGCCGACCAAATTTAGCGAAATTAATTCGGTGGGGGATGTGGACACCCAGGTGAATACCCTGAAAGATCTTATTGTTGCCTATAACACCGCAGAACTCGACTTTGACGTATCTTTGGGTGAGGACGAAGGTGGTGATGATGAGGAAGGGGATGAAGAAGGCGGAGATGAAGAGGATGAAGAAGAAGAGGAATAA
- a CDS encoding DUF4405 domain-containing protein, with product MANKAPQIPNIAELMDKIKSGKIFSEIAKEITESQVWTSTFRHGYADTPRNRVLQIASNVWLHLHPVKMHRHALRIKFTWCMGGITFLLFLSTVVTGVILMFYYRPVGEYAYYDMKYLQYDVPFGMLMRNMHRWAAHAMVITVWLHMFRVFLTGSYKPPREFNWVIGVFLVTFTLLLSFTGYLLPWDQLAMWAVTVGTNM from the coding sequence TTGGCAAATAAAGCACCGCAAATTCCGAATATTGCGGAATTGATGGATAAAATAAAAAGCGGCAAGATCTTCAGTGAAATTGCTAAAGAAATTACTGAGTCGCAGGTCTGGACTTCTACATTCAGGCATGGATATGCAGACACACCAAGAAACCGTGTTTTGCAAATTGCCAGCAATGTTTGGTTGCATCTCCATCCAGTAAAGATGCATCGCCATGCTTTACGTATTAAGTTCACCTGGTGCATGGGCGGCATCACCTTTCTTTTGTTTCTTTCCACTGTTGTGACTGGGGTGATACTGATGTTTTATTATCGCCCGGTTGGGGAGTATGCGTATTACGATATGAAATACCTGCAATACGATGTTCCTTTTGGCATGCTTATGAGAAATATGCATCGTTGGGCAGCTCATGCCATGGTTATCACAGTATGGTTACATATGTTCAGGGTATTTTTAACCGGTTCGTATAAACCACCTAGGGAGTTTAACTGGGTCATTGGTGTATTTCTGGTAACGTTTACCCTGTTGCTCAGTTTCACTGGTTATCTCCTACCTTGGGATCAATTGGCTATGTGGGCGGTTACTGTGGGAACAAATATG
- the secG gene encoding preprotein translocase subunit SecG codes for MNTIITVLHVLAAFCLVLTVLLQAGKGAAMGSGLGSGSSQTMFGSSGAGNFLTKLTTGIAILFMVTSLTLATFSNNKKSSSVIQGIEEPAPDSDGEPKDSSE; via the coding sequence ATGAATACAATAATAACAGTATTGCATGTGCTTGCAGCTTTTTGCTTGGTCCTCACTGTACTTTTGCAGGCAGGTAAAGGAGCAGCAATGGGCTCAGGACTTGGATCTGGAAGTAGTCAGACAATGTTTGGAAGCAGTGGAGCTGGTAACTTTCTTACAAAGCTGACTACTGGCATTGCTATATTATTTATGGTGACATCTTTGACCCTGGCTACCTTCTCAAACAATAAGAAATCAAGTTCTGTTATCCAGGGCATTGAAGAGCCCGCTCCTGATAGCGATGGAGAACCCAAGGATTCATCCGAATAA
- a CDS encoding pyridoxine 5'-phosphate synthase codes for MTRLFVNVDHVATIREARKTIEPSPLRAALLAEKAGAHGITVHLREDRRHIQDEDVRIIKKEIKTPLNLEMAPTQEMVKIALELCPYQVSLVPEKRQEITTEGGLDVCSQGKELMEIGRKIKDRGILFSLFIDPDERQVDASERIGADSVEINTGKYSELKSAKDINEELDRIQRSAKRSAEIGLKVFAGHGLNYENVKNIAAIPEIEELNIGHFIVGQSVYVGMEKAVSEMFRSIKLAGN; via the coding sequence ATGACTCGTTTATTTGTAAATGTAGATCACGTTGCTACCATTCGTGAAGCAAGAAAAACCATTGAGCCCAGCCCATTAAGGGCGGCTCTATTGGCTGAAAAAGCCGGTGCACATGGAATAACTGTTCACTTGAGAGAGGACCGCAGGCACATTCAGGATGAGGATGTGCGGATAATTAAAAAAGAAATTAAAACTCCGTTGAATCTCGAAATGGCTCCCACACAGGAAATGGTTAAGATAGCATTGGAATTATGTCCTTATCAGGTTTCTCTGGTTCCTGAAAAGCGTCAGGAAATTACAACAGAGGGTGGTTTGGATGTTTGTTCCCAGGGAAAAGAATTAATGGAGATTGGAAGGAAAATTAAAGATCGAGGAATCTTATTCAGCTTGTTTATTGACCCGGATGAGAGGCAGGTGGATGCATCAGAAAGAATCGGTGCCGATAGTGTAGAGATCAATACAGGAAAATACTCAGAACTTAAATCTGCCAAAGATATAAATGAAGAACTGGATCGGATACAGAGAAGTGCTAAAAGGTCTGCTGAAATTGGTTTGAAGGTTTTTGCCGGCCACGGCCTGAATTATGAAAATGTAAAAAATATTGCTGCTATTCCTGAAATTGAGGAGCTGAATATAGGGCATTTCATAGTCGGGCAATCCGTTTATGTGGGTATGGAAAAAGCAGTATCCGAGATGTTTCGCTCAATAAAATTGGCTGGGAATTAA
- a CDS encoding aldehyde dehydrogenase — protein sequence IHSYTNDQKILDLPHKDLRRARAANLSMIPTTTGAAKAVALVLPEIKGKLDGMAIRVPTPNVSLIDLVIEVEKNTSIDEVNQTLRDASQNTLNNIIRFEEKPLVSIDFNGDTCSSIVDGISTKVIEGNMVKVLSWYDNEWGYSNRVKDLLKFIGRD from the coding sequence ATTCATTCCTATACCAATGACCAGAAGATTCTAGACCTGCCTCATAAAGACCTGCGAAGGGCAAGGGCGGCTAACCTTTCCATGATCCCCACCACGACTGGAGCGGCAAAAGCGGTTGCTTTGGTTTTGCCTGAAATAAAAGGCAAGCTTGATGGTATGGCAATTCGGGTCCCGACTCCAAATGTTTCTCTTATAGACCTTGTCATTGAGGTTGAGAAAAATACCAGTATCGATGAGGTTAATCAAACTTTGCGGGATGCTTCTCAAAACACTTTGAATAATATAATAAGGTTTGAGGAAAAACCTCTGGTGTCTATTGACTTCAATGGTGATACTTGTTCTTCAATCGTTGACGGAATTTCTACAAAAGTCATAGAAGGCAATATGGTTAAGGTCTTATCCTGGTATGACAATGAGTGGGGTTATTCTAACAGGGTTAAAGACCTTTTGAAATTTATTGGCCGAGATTGA
- a CDS encoding Rieske 2Fe-2S domain-containing protein — protein sequence MAESDKKDKKEKEEEQNTIWSRREFFSLAGWAGFMASLGLSAAYFARLLFPRVLFEPSPIFKAGYPNDYTVGAVSTKYIKDQRVWIVRDEEGIYVLYGLCTHLGCTPRWLNTENKYKCPCHGSGFTKEGMHFEGPAPRPLERLKIVLGPDGQIIVDKSKKFLWEKGQWGEPGAKLLV from the coding sequence ATGGCTGAGTCAGATAAGAAAGATAAAAAGGAAAAAGAAGAGGAGCAGAATACAATCTGGTCACGCCGCGAATTTTTCTCTTTAGCTGGCTGGGCTGGGTTTATGGCATCACTAGGTCTGTCCGCTGCTTATTTTGCGCGGTTGCTATTTCCTAGAGTACTATTTGAGCCTTCTCCGATATTTAAGGCTGGTTATCCAAACGATTATACAGTTGGTGCAGTCAGTACAAAATATATTAAGGACCAACGCGTTTGGATTGTGCGTGATGAGGAAGGAATATACGTTCTTTATGGCCTTTGTACCCATTTAGGATGCACGCCTAGGTGGCTTAATACTGAAAACAAATATAAATGTCCATGTCATGGAAGTGGTTTTACTAAAGAAGGGATGCATTTTGAAGGTCCAGCTCCCAGACCTTTGGAAAGGCTAAAGATTGTTTTAGGTCCAGATGGTCAAATAATTGTTGATAAGAGTAAAAAGTTTCTTTGGGAAAAAGGCCAATGGGGTGAACCAGGAGCAAAACTTCTAGTTTAG
- a CDS encoding triose-phosphate isomerase, which yields MTSPLVIGNWKMNMLASEACDLASSLVKKPIDGVDVVISPPFTSLYPVSQIIKGSKIALAGQNFYFESKGAFTGEVSLEMLRDTGCSYALIGHSERRQLFGESNEDVNKKVLHAIKLGVIPVVCVGETLQQREAGSTLDVIHTQLMEGLAGLPANSKSLPVVAYEPVWAIGTGVNARPDQAVEVHKFIRELLVEKLEISKKHEARILYGGSVTAENCKELMSEEEIDGALVGGSSLKLDSFYAIIKSSLESR from the coding sequence GTGACTTCTCCACTTGTCATCGGAAACTGGAAGATGAATATGCTGGCTTCTGAGGCCTGCGATTTGGCATCATCTCTTGTCAAAAAGCCTATTGATGGTGTGGATGTGGTTATTTCTCCTCCTTTTACATCTCTCTATCCAGTAAGTCAGATTATTAAAGGTTCTAAAATAGCTTTGGCTGGACAAAATTTTTATTTTGAAAGTAAAGGGGCATTTACAGGAGAGGTGTCGCTTGAAATGCTCAGAGATACAGGGTGTAGTTATGCGCTGATCGGTCATTCTGAGAGACGGCAATTATTTGGGGAAAGTAATGAAGATGTTAATAAAAAGGTTCTTCATGCGATAAAATTGGGGGTGATTCCAGTAGTTTGTGTTGGAGAAACCCTGCAGCAAAGAGAAGCTGGAAGTACCTTGGACGTTATTCATACTCAGTTGATGGAGGGCCTGGCAGGACTGCCGGCAAATAGTAAATCCCTTCCTGTCGTGGCTTACGAACCAGTTTGGGCTATCGGCACAGGTGTTAATGCCAGACCGGACCAGGCTGTGGAGGTCCATAAGTTTATCAGAGAGCTTTTGGTAGAAAAACTGGAAATTTCTAAAAAACACGAAGCCAGAATTCTATATGGTGGGAGTGTAACCGCTGAAAATTGTAAAGAACTTATGAGCGAAGAGGAAATAGATGGGGCTTTAGTTGGTGGTTCCAGCCTGAAACTGGATTCTTTTTATGCTATCATCAAATCCTCTCTTGAATCTAGATAG